One region of Chanodichthys erythropterus isolate Z2021 chromosome 24, ASM2448905v1, whole genome shotgun sequence genomic DNA includes:
- the LOC137014821 gene encoding uncharacterized protein, translating into MRPFMLNNMLSSEKPKEGVCHHCGHKAAVVMCRDCLPRSLYCTACDFSTHEALVLHNRASMVEGFFRNLPPSTFVQEDEGGKFSYNEKDCMLPIIPPCCDCSTGQTSFSKGKQVILIGMNGRYNLFLPSINCSCGKTLPVTISDLVESGYWPATVNFETLYMVDLFTTYEDLKITAPGMSRQAFVSMLECRTKLFGRSGKICGDTMQRAFLEWAYAKFEVDKLSQVQHFQCPACTPSMLAVAVDGNRKLYRFKSEPGPDGFFDGVFLANDAEVSSFVDCIHGTTGHNPGKGRCGAGQWTAARESANKSASKLDEEGVEVAVCRHGVLLKGLNMFRGEIFAYPLYLQKQLASQNVQFFCSDVVCKYWPYLQKVVDHCPELEDLMNMRPFLSIMHAKAHSWMCELKWGRNQVGAGTTIGEEVEQVNSFLSRAAICSKYMSKAVRTDMLTIQASGWNKRKAENLDRTLAKRYIKTVQRIAEATKDLEKLTAELSLQQDTVQQWVTDVQQWTSGPTIQNDLQRTIEGLYLGIKQRKFQLYRQSGGNKRRHQLRRKIAVEKKALEVAINDHNATVGEAEKLPSPNELLAVDNYSWPWECNGDMERKKMFLTR; encoded by the exons ATGAGGCCCTTCATGCTGAACAATATGCTATCTTCTGAGAAGCCCAAGGAGGGGGTTTGCCATCATTGTGGACACAAGGCTGCAGTAGTGATGTGTAGGGACTGTTTACCAAGATCACTCTACTGCACAGCTTGTGACTTTTCTACACATGAGGCCCTGGTGCTTCATAACAGAGCATCCATGGTGGAGGGGTTCTTCAGAAACCTGCCGCCATCTACTTTTGTTCAGGAGGACGAGGGAGGAAAATTCTCCTATAATGAAAAAG ATTGCATGTTACCAATCATTCCTCCGTGCTGCGACTGCTCCACTGGGCAAACAAGCTTTTCAAAGGGAAAGCAAGTTATTTTAATTGGAATGAATG GAAGATACAACCTCTTTCTTCCATCAATAAACTGTTCCTGTGGAAAAACCTTGCCAGTGACCATAAGTGATCTGGTTGAAAGTGGTTACTGGCCAGCCACTGTCAATTTTGAGACCTTGTACATGGTGGACTTGTTCACCACGTATGAGGATCTAAAAATCACTGCCCCAGGAATGTCAAGACAAGCTTTTGTCAGCATGCTCGAGTGTCGCACAAAACTCTTCGGGCGA agtggTAAGATATGTGGGGACACAATGCAGAGGGCCTTCCTCGAATGGGCCTAtgccaaatttgaggttgacaAGCTGTCTCAGGTCCAGCATTTTCAGTGCCCTGCATGCACACCCTCCATGTTGGCAGTTGCAGTGGATGGGAACCGCAAATTATATCGTTTCAAAAGCGAACCAGG ACCTGATGGTTTTTTTGATGGAGTCTTTTTGGCCAATGATGCTGAGGTGTCCTCCTTTGTTGATTGCATCCATGGAACAACTGGACAT AATCCAGGGAAAGGGAGATGTGGTGCGGGTCAGTGGACTGCAGCACGAGAGTCCGCTAACAAGTCTGCAAGCAAACTAGACGAGGAAGGTGTTGAAGTTGCTGTCTGCCGCCATGGGGTTTTGCTGAAGGGACTGAATATGTTCCGTGGAGAAATATTTGCATACCCATTATATCTCCAGAAACAGCTAGCCTCACAGAACGTCCAGTTTTTTTGCTCCGATGTGGTCTGCAAATATTGGCCATATCTGCAGAAAGTTGTGGACCACTGTCCAGAGTTGGAGGACTTGATGAACATGCGCCCATTTCTCTCCATCATGCATGCAAAAGCACATTCATGGATGTGTGAG TTAAAATGGGGGCGTAATCAAGTAGGAGCTGGAACAACAATCGGGGAGGAGGTTGAACAGGTTAACAGCTTCCTCTCTCGAGCAGCCATATGTTCCAAGTACATGTCAAAAGCCG TTCGCACAGACATGCTGACAATCCAGGCTAGTGGCTGGAACAAGCGAAAGGCAGAAAACCTTGACCGGACACTGGCCAAAAGATACATAAAG ACTGTACAAAGGATTGCAGAGGCAACAAAGGACCTGGAGAAACTCACAGCTGAGTTATCTCTACAGCAAGACACAGTCCAGCAGTGGGTGACTGATGTTCAGCAGTGGACCTCag GACCAACAATCCAAAATGACTTGCAGAGGACCATTGAGGGGCTATATCTGGGCATCAAACAGCGAAAATTTCAGCTGTATCGTCAGTCTG GTGGGAACAAGCGAAGGCATCAACTGAGAAGAAAGATTGCTGTTGAGAAGAAAGCCTTGGAAGTTGCCATCAATGACCACAATGCTACTGTAGGGGAAGCTGAAAAACTGCCTTCTCCCAATGAACTCCTGGCTGTGGACAACTACTCCTGGCCATGGGAAT GTAATGGTGATATGGAgcggaaaaaaatgtttttgacaaGGTGA
- the LOC137015265 gene encoding piggyBac transposable element-derived protein 4-like, whose protein sequence is MARHARERALQMIADSEEEFSFSSEDDEDVDDEGLQFEEGFDPAQDTFSDENVIPSRAPPREVARKRRSVFNTVENLNECENDCDQIPVAKRARNLSWKEETDVDINPETLGFLPARTPGPQLSLADSRSPMTLFKLFFSESAVSNLCLNTNAQAARALAKGRKYSWTDVSVGEMYRYIGLVFYMAAVKMSSIADYWRQDSLFSLPLPATVMSRDRYRTISWNLHMSHPDADKENDKKRGTAEHDRLFRIKPLMDTIRLACKAFYHPKRNLAVKERLVACKANFGMTRFTKPKPPKLGFKFYVLSDTSNEYTVDFSVYTGKNSFPTGHGISYDAVMSLLDKKALGSGYHVYMDDFFTSPKLLTDLLALKFGACGTYRDYRRGFPQSASNSLTKKSTRGSIRWIRDGPLVCVKWMDKKEVSVCSTIHAAYTGDRVQRKVKARDTWRTKTFPCPSPVIAYNHHMVGADLSDQLLEYFTAQHKTMKWYRKVFLHFLDIAATNAFILHTELHGNMTRKEFMEQLTAELCGVSQKETLKQTSIDHVPVPGAELTSNVRKIATTGRRICAHCKAVFGKKQQTPWKCQACDVHLCLQLNRNCFQEWHKDV, encoded by the exons ATGGCACGTCACGCACGCGAGCGAGCTCTCCAGATGATCGCAGACAGCGAGGAAGAGTTCAGTTTTTCATCAGAAGACGACGAAGACGTTGATGATGAAGGCCTGCAGTTTGAAGAGGGCTTTGATCCAGCTCAGGACACATTTTCTGATGA gaATGTGATTCCTTCACGTGCACCTCCTAGAGAAGTGGCACGCAAGCGTCGTTCAGTTTTCAACACGGTTGAGAATCTTAACGA ATGTGAGAATGACTGTGACCAGATACCTGTTGCAAAGAGAGCCAGGAATTTGTCATGGAAAGAAGAAACTGATGTTGACATTAATCCAGAGACTCTGGGATTTCTGCCTGCGCGAACACCTGGGCCGCAGTTGAGTCTCGCTGACTCTCGCTCCCCTATGACTCTTTTCAAACTGTTTTTCTCAGAGAGCGCCGTGTCAAATCTGTGCCTCAACACTAACGCTCAGGCTGCCAGGGCACTTGCAAAGGGTCGCAAATACAGTTGGACAGATGTCAGCGTTGGCGAGATGTACCGCTACATTGGGCTCGTTTTCTACATGGCCGCGGTGAAGATGAGCTCCATCGCCGACTACTGGCGGCAGGACAGTCTTTTCTCTTTGCCTCTTCCTGCCACAGTTATGTCAAGGGACCGATACCGCACCATTTCATGGAATTTGCACATGAGTCACCCAGATGCAGAcaaggaaaatgacaaaaagagGGGCACAGCTGAACATGACCGACTTTTCAGGATCAAACCTCTCATGGACACCATCCGTCTTGCGTGCAAAGCCTTCTATCATCCTAAAAGAAATTTAGCTGTCAAGGAAAGACTGGTGGCATGCAAAGCAAATTTTGGAATGACACGATTCACGAAACCAAAGCCACCAAAGCTGGGCTTCAAGTTTTATGTCCTTTCTGACACATCAAATGAATATACTGTGGACTTCTCTGTGTACACGGGCAAGAACAGCTTTCCTACAGGCCATGGGATTTCATATGATGCTGTGATGTCTCTTCTGGACAAGAAAGCTTTGGGCTCTGGGTACCATGTTTACATGGACGATTTCTTTACAAGTCCGAAGCTCTTAACAGACCTGCTTGCTCTGAAGTTTGGTGCTTGTGGGACTTACAGAGACTACAGGAGGGGCTTCCCACAGAGCGCATCTAATTCGCTGACCAAAAAGTCCACCAGGGGATCAATCAGGTGGATTCGGGATGGGCCTCTTGTGTGTGTGAAGTGGATGGACAAAAAAGAGGTGTCTGTTTGCTCCACCATCCATGCTGCCTATACAGGAGACCGTGTGCAAAGAAAAGTGAAAGCACGAGATACATGGAGGACAAAGACTTTTCCGTGTCCCTCACCTGTGATTGCGTACAACCACCACATGGTGGGTGCTGACCTGTCCGATCAGCTGTTGGAGTATTTCACTGCACAGCACAAAACCATGAAATGGTACAGAAAAGTCTTTCTACACTTCTTGGACATTGCTGCCACCAACGCTTTCATATTACACACAGAGCTACACGGCAACATGACGCGCAAGGAATTTATGGAGCAGCTTACTGCGGAGCTCTGTGGTGTGTCTCAGAAAGAAACACTGAAACAGACCAGTATTGATCACGTGCCGGTTCCAGGAGCTGAGCTGACTTCGAATGTCAGAAAAATTGCCACTACTGGTCGCCGCATATGTGCGCATTGCAAAGCAGTGTTTGGCAAGAAGCAACAGACACCTTGGAAATGTCAGGCATGTGACGTTCACTTGTGTCTTCAGTTGAACAGGAATTGTTTCCAGGAATGGCACAAAGATGTGTGA
- the LOC137015249 gene encoding histone H4, whose protein sequence is MSGRGKGGKGLGKGGAKRHRKVLRDNIQGITKPAIRRLARRGGVKRISGLIYEETRGVLKVFLENVIRDAVTYTEHAKRKTVTAMDVVYALKRQGRTLYGFGG, encoded by the coding sequence ATGTCTGGAAGAGGTAAAGGCGGTAAAGGACTTGGAAAAGGAGGCGCCAAGCGTCACCGCAAAGTTCTGCGCGATAACATCCAGGGAATCACCAAACCCGCCATCCGTCGTCTCGCTCGCCGTGGCGGTGTCAAGCGCATCTCCGGTCTGATCTACGAGGAGACCCGCGGAGTGTTGAAGGTGTTTCTGGAGAACGTCATCCGCGATGCCGTCACCTACACCGAGCACGCCAAGAGAAAGACCGTGACCGCCATGGATGTTGTGTACGCGCTGAAGCGACAGGGACGCACTCTGTACGGCTTCGGAGGTTAA